A DNA window from Selenomonas sp. oral taxon 126 contains the following coding sequences:
- a CDS encoding dynamin family protein, whose protein sequence is MRLEEFRSLRESAVGYMQEIRQLLSREGETYQEYVCVLQQMEQKLSSDAFDVLIVGEFSSGKTTLINGILGKAMLPTHISPTTAVINIIRYSAQESARLIFRSAQEQMVPVDALADYITSLSETADARAREIDHVILGFPSPFCRNGVRLVDTPGLNSMHEDHERATMEYLPRGSAGIMAISALQFMSKSQREYLECFRSYMGKMFFLITMVDQMDEDDDFEENEDYFRETLAEVLQRPPDEIKLYPVNAKAAEAGACEGSGLAAFLRDFEAFLTADRLAQEMLSIPVQRVSDYVRQYIAQKQLEMNAVSVPYAEFERRVQEALPQRYAIEQEQILVRGRMSAGVLSCKSRILHHMEYAYRELVQDAAEFVQAYAGDIKQDLSGDLQRFLKKRTVAFSQTVDTYVQREYAALMSELQMASLQLNTMVQDYQKGLGIENVTELNLSDRVIITNDEATLGGIGVAGVVAAVLASVLGPIGVVAAVAASFFGLDSVRQHIIKIGRRNVLQDISAHVRRDLLAHEGSFRRRLADDLDSADAKLLQQLEDSYQEPLRAIERTLTRIRCEQQEAEQDAAWRRSALAADLSCAKQLAERLVHVTRGVAADGGR, encoded by the coding sequence TTGCGTTTGGAGGAGTTTCGCAGTCTGCGTGAAAGCGCGGTCGGGTATATGCAGGAAATCAGGCAGCTGCTGTCAAGAGAAGGAGAGACCTATCAGGAGTATGTCTGCGTGCTGCAGCAGATGGAGCAGAAGCTCTCGTCAGATGCATTCGATGTGTTGATCGTGGGCGAGTTTTCCTCCGGAAAGACGACACTCATCAACGGCATTCTGGGAAAGGCTATGCTGCCGACCCACATCTCTCCGACGACGGCGGTCATCAACATCATCCGGTACAGCGCGCAGGAGTCTGCCCGTCTGATATTCCGTAGCGCACAGGAGCAGATGGTTCCCGTCGATGCGCTCGCCGACTACATCACATCCCTTTCGGAAACGGCAGATGCACGTGCCAGAGAGATCGACCATGTGATCCTCGGATTCCCGTCGCCGTTCTGTCGGAACGGTGTGCGGCTGGTCGACACGCCGGGGCTGAACTCAATGCACGAGGATCACGAGCGCGCTACGATGGAGTATCTGCCGCGCGGCAGTGCCGGTATCATGGCGATCTCTGCGCTGCAGTTCATGTCAAAATCGCAAAGGGAGTATCTGGAATGTTTCCGCTCCTATATGGGAAAAATGTTCTTCCTCATCACCATGGTGGATCAGATGGATGAGGATGATGATTTCGAGGAGAACGAGGACTATTTCCGCGAGACGCTCGCAGAGGTTCTGCAGAGACCGCCGGACGAAATCAAGCTCTACCCTGTCAATGCAAAGGCTGCGGAGGCGGGGGCGTGCGAGGGTTCGGGACTCGCTGCCTTCCTGCGGGACTTCGAGGCATTCCTGACAGCGGATCGGCTGGCGCAGGAGATGCTCTCCATCCCCGTGCAGCGCGTCTCTGACTATGTGCGCCAATATATCGCGCAGAAGCAGCTCGAGATGAATGCGGTATCTGTCCCCTATGCAGAGTTTGAACGCCGCGTGCAGGAGGCTCTGCCGCAGCGCTATGCCATCGAGCAGGAGCAGATCCTCGTCCGTGGGAGAATGTCTGCAGGCGTCCTCTCCTGCAAGAGCCGCATCCTGCATCACATGGAGTATGCCTATCGGGAGCTGGTGCAGGACGCAGCGGAGTTCGTTCAGGCGTATGCGGGGGATATCAAGCAGGATCTGTCCGGAGATCTGCAGAGATTCCTAAAGAAACGTACGGTCGCATTCTCGCAGACGGTAGATACCTATGTGCAGCGGGAATACGCCGCCCTGATGAGCGAGCTGCAGATGGCATCTCTGCAGCTGAACACGATGGTGCAGGACTATCAGAAGGGTCTCGGGATCGAGAATGTGACGGAGCTGAATCTATCAGATCGTGTCATCATCACGAACGACGAGGCGACGCTCGGGGGCATTGGGGTCGCCGGCGTAGTGGCTGCCGTGCTGGCGTCGGTACTGGGACCAATCGGCGTGGTTGCGGCTGTGGCGGCCTCGTTCTTCGGTCTTGATTCCGTGCGTCAGCATATCATCAAGATCGGACGGCGGAATGTGCTGCAGGACATCTCGGCACACGTGCGGCGCGACCTGCTGGCGCATGAGGGGAGCTTCAGACGGCGACTGGCAGATGATCTGGACAGTGCAGACGCGAAGCTCCTGCAGCAGCTCGAGGACAGCTACCAGGAGCCGTTGCGTGCAATCGAGCGCACGTTGACGAGGATTCGCTGCGAGCAGCAGGAGGCAGAGCAGGATGCAGCGTGGCGCCGTAGCGCGTTGGCAGCAGACCTGTCCTGTGCCAAGCAGCTTGCCGAGCGGCTCGTCCATGTGACGAGGGGGGTTGCAGCCGATGGAGGGCGATGA